From Pseudoalteromonas sp. DL-6, one genomic window encodes:
- the tyrA gene encoding bifunctional chorismate mutase/prephenate dehydrogenase gives MAEISDLAQLRTGIDECDAQLVALLAKRNGITQQIGAIKQQTGAPLHAPDREADLLAARRQEAINQGVNPDLVEDILRRMMREAYQNQQAKLACVDPQLSPIVIVGGEGAMGQLFAKQFQRSGYEVKILDKAQQLQAADILKGAKLVMISVPINALETVVNELPKLDDDCLLVDITSVKQAPLAVLKKVHSGPVVGLHPMFGPDISHWVKQTVVVCEGRNHEVAQGLLKQLQIWGCQLVELDAKKHDEAMQIIQVMRHLTTFVYGQFLAKQGHTLAELRSCSSPIYQLELMMVGRLFAQSPELYTDIMLAQFDNVESLLAQYQSLFSETLEKLKAGDKPALIDAFADAKSYFSDSTAHFLTQSRSLLNKANDAKVLD, from the coding sequence GTGGCAGAGATAAGTGATTTAGCGCAGCTAAGAACAGGTATAGATGAATGCGATGCGCAACTGGTTGCCTTACTTGCAAAACGCAATGGTATTACCCAACAAATAGGCGCAATAAAACAACAAACTGGCGCGCCATTACATGCACCCGATCGAGAAGCTGATTTATTAGCTGCACGACGCCAAGAGGCTATTAATCAAGGTGTAAATCCTGATTTAGTCGAAGACATTCTCAGACGCATGATGCGTGAAGCTTATCAAAATCAACAAGCCAAATTAGCCTGTGTCGACCCACAATTATCGCCAATTGTTATTGTTGGTGGTGAAGGGGCAATGGGTCAGTTATTTGCAAAACAATTTCAGCGTTCGGGTTACGAAGTCAAAATTTTAGATAAAGCGCAGCAATTGCAGGCAGCGGATATTCTAAAAGGTGCAAAACTGGTGATGATCAGTGTACCAATAAATGCTCTTGAAACCGTTGTTAACGAACTTCCAAAGCTTGATGATGATTGTTTGCTGGTTGATATTACATCAGTTAAACAAGCACCATTAGCTGTGCTTAAAAAAGTACATAGTGGGCCAGTTGTTGGTTTACATCCCATGTTTGGACCTGATATTTCCCATTGGGTGAAACAAACCGTGGTGGTGTGCGAAGGGCGTAATCATGAAGTGGCGCAAGGGTTACTAAAGCAACTACAAATATGGGGTTGTCAGTTGGTTGAACTTGATGCCAAAAAGCATGACGAAGCAATGCAAATTATTCAGGTTATGCGCCATTTAACTACCTTTGTGTACGGTCAGTTTTTAGCAAAACAGGGGCACACACTCGCCGAGTTAAGAAGTTGTTCATCACCTATTTATCAATTAGAGCTGATGATGGTTGGCCGTTTATTTGCGCAATCGCCAGAGCTGTACACTGATATTATGTTAGCGCAATTTGATAATGTAGAAAGTTTATTAGCGCAGTATCAGTCGCTGTTTTCAGAGACGCTCGAAAAGCTAAAAGCAGGGGATAAGCCCGCCTTAATTGATGCTTTTGCTGATGCAAAGTCTTATTTTTCAGATTCAACGGCGCACTTTTTAACCCAAAGCCGCAGTTTATTAAATAAAGCGAATGACGCGAAAGTACTCGATTAA
- a CDS encoding DUF3379 family protein, whose protein sequence is MDELEFRRRTIAQPNELDKELQEFANSSADRQQFLNESKAFGKQLDDALDITVPENLAERIILNTSLKEKARTDELEQKGNVISARSWFKFDRVHLALAASFVVAVSAFMFSAEQNINHAAGEHALAHVYHEVYVLNKTQPISIQTINEKLALLGGQLTDLPGKVTYVNFCDFQGEKGIHLVFESDFGPMTVFIVPSENKVFEIGSGDFSDSRYAGHISRGKQADTVLIASLGSPVDMYNERIAGAIRWL, encoded by the coding sequence ATGGATGAACTTGAGTTTCGTCGCCGCACAATTGCGCAGCCAAACGAGCTAGACAAAGAACTACAGGAATTTGCGAACAGCAGTGCCGACAGGCAACAGTTTTTAAATGAAAGCAAAGCATTCGGTAAACAGCTCGACGACGCGCTTGATATTACTGTACCTGAGAATCTTGCCGAACGGATTATCTTAAACACTTCGTTAAAAGAAAAAGCCAGAACAGATGAACTTGAGCAAAAAGGTAACGTGATTAGTGCACGTTCTTGGTTTAAGTTTGACCGCGTGCATTTGGCATTAGCTGCTTCGTTTGTAGTTGCAGTCAGTGCGTTTATGTTTAGCGCAGAGCAAAATATTAATCATGCGGCTGGTGAGCATGCGCTAGCCCATGTTTATCATGAAGTTTACGTGTTAAATAAAACTCAACCAATTAGCATCCAAACTATCAACGAAAAGCTCGCTTTACTTGGCGGTCAACTTACTGATTTACCAGGCAAAGTAACTTACGTTAATTTTTGTGATTTTCAAGGTGAAAAAGGCATTCATTTAGTGTTTGAATCTGACTTTGGACCTATGACCGTGTTTATTGTCCCTAGCGAAAATAAAGTATTTGAAATAGGTTCGGGTGATTTTAGTGACTCTCGATATGCTGGCCATATAAGTCGGGGCAAACAAGCTGATACCGTGCTAATTGCAAGCCTTGGCTCACCGGTCGATATGTACAATGAACGGATTGCAGGCGCTATTCGCTGGCTTTAA
- the rplS gene encoding 50S ribosomal protein L19: MAKVNQNIIKALEEEQLKTDVPAFGAGDTVVVQVKVKEGAKERLQAFEGVVIAKRNRGLHSAFTVRKISNGEGVERVFQTHSPLIDSVTVKRRGAVRRAKLYYLRERSGKSARIREKLN, translated from the coding sequence ATGGCAAAAGTAAACCAAAATATTATTAAAGCGCTTGAAGAAGAGCAGCTTAAAACAGACGTACCTGCATTCGGCGCTGGTGATACAGTAGTTGTACAGGTAAAAGTAAAAGAAGGTGCTAAAGAGCGTCTACAGGCCTTTGAAGGTGTTGTAATCGCTAAGCGTAATCGTGGTCTTCACTCAGCATTCACAGTTCGTAAAATCTCGAACGGTGAAGGTGTTGAGCGTGTATTCCAAACGCACAGCCCTCTTATTGATAGCGTAACAGTTAAGCGTCGCGGTGCGGTTCGTCGTGCTAAGCTTTACTATCTACGTGAGCGTTCTGGTAAATCTGCACGTATTAGAGAAAAACTTAACTAA
- a CDS encoding MYG1 family protein gives MNDKTIVTHNGNFHADDVFSIAALKIIFPSFTLIRTRDNAIINDADVVIDVGGQYDPQTDRFDHHQRGGAGARENGIPFSSFGLVWKKYGLAICDDNQDVANAVDAGLVSTIDAIDCGHVEGVATGISLSQTISMFNPTWEEESNFDTAFDQAVEFAHTLLIRFVASARGGLNAKKIVAQAIKQADDPRLIVLERYTPWKKTVHSLSEEALFVVYPSHSGKWIVQTVPAELGSFEDRKSLPAPWAGLSDDEFQAVTGIDDAMFCHNGLFIAGAESFDSVMSLAAMALEY, from the coding sequence ATGAATGATAAAACGATAGTTACACACAACGGCAATTTTCACGCAGATGATGTTTTTAGTATCGCTGCGCTTAAAATTATTTTCCCTTCTTTTACCCTGATCCGCACACGCGATAATGCGATTATTAATGACGCCGATGTGGTTATTGATGTTGGCGGTCAATATGACCCACAAACTGACCGATTTGATCACCATCAGCGCGGCGGTGCCGGTGCTCGTGAAAATGGGATTCCTTTTTCATCATTTGGCTTGGTGTGGAAAAAGTATGGTTTAGCAATATGTGATGATAACCAAGATGTGGCTAATGCGGTGGATGCAGGGCTTGTATCAACTATTGATGCCATTGATTGTGGTCATGTGGAAGGGGTTGCTACAGGCATTAGCTTAAGTCAAACAATTTCTATGTTTAACCCAACTTGGGAAGAGGAAAGTAATTTTGATACTGCTTTTGATCAAGCAGTCGAGTTTGCACACACTTTGCTGATTCGTTTTGTGGCCTCAGCGCGTGGTGGTTTAAATGCTAAAAAGATTGTTGCTCAAGCAATTAAACAAGCTGACGATCCTCGATTAATCGTATTGGAGCGTTATACGCCGTGGAAAAAAACCGTACATAGTTTATCTGAAGAGGCATTATTTGTTGTTTACCCATCTCATTCTGGCAAGTGGATAGTGCAAACGGTACCTGCAGAGTTAGGCTCTTTTGAAGACAGAAAGTCGTTACCTGCACCGTGGGCAGGATTATCGGATGATGAATTTCAAGCGGTAACTGGTATAGATGACGCTATGTTTTGTCACAATGGCTTATTTATCGCCGGTGCAGAATCATTCGACAGTGTTATGTCGCTTGCGGCTATGGCATTAGAATACTAA
- a CDS encoding chorismate mutase — MSNDVLDTLRHDINEIDNDLLVLLAKRRRISHGVVEYKIANNKPIRDEARELALLEKLIGYGKSLGLDAYYVNNVFQTILEDSVLHQQAMLQKNLNPDALSETHRVTYLGGQGSYSQLACHKYFSRRPGKLVEIGCTSFEEITGKVEKGQADFGLLPIENTSSGSINEVFDLLQHAQVSIVGEVTHSVDHCLLATPGTELSQLTKVFAHPQPFAQCSRFLQGLGELQHETCDSTSSALKSAMETPNSAAIGSAQAGKNVGLEVIKANLANQKENHSRFIVVARKPLQVSTQIPTKTSLIMSTKQQAGSLADALMIFKQHNINLVKLESRPTPGNPWEEVFYVDLEANLIDNQVKHALEELKQHTQYVRVLGCYQSESLQAVSVES; from the coding sequence ATGAGCAACGATGTACTCGATACTCTCAGGCACGACATAAATGAAATCGACAACGATTTACTTGTCTTGCTAGCAAAACGACGCCGTATTAGTCATGGCGTCGTTGAATATAAAATAGCAAATAATAAACCCATTCGTGATGAAGCCCGTGAACTGGCTTTACTCGAAAAACTCATAGGCTATGGCAAATCGTTAGGACTTGACGCTTACTACGTTAACAATGTTTTCCAAACGATATTAGAAGACTCTGTGTTGCATCAACAAGCCATGCTGCAAAAGAATTTAAATCCCGATGCACTGAGCGAAACTCATCGCGTAACGTATTTAGGCGGTCAAGGCTCGTATAGTCAGCTTGCGTGTCATAAATATTTTAGCCGTCGCCCGGGTAAATTAGTTGAAATTGGTTGCACCTCATTTGAGGAAATCACCGGAAAAGTAGAAAAAGGTCAAGCCGACTTTGGCTTACTGCCTATTGAAAATACGAGTTCGGGTAGTATTAATGAAGTATTTGATTTACTGCAGCATGCACAAGTCTCTATTGTCGGTGAAGTTACTCATAGCGTTGATCATTGCTTATTAGCAACCCCAGGCACTGAGCTAAGCCAATTAACCAAGGTATTTGCGCACCCACAACCCTTTGCCCAATGTAGCCGCTTTTTACAAGGGCTTGGTGAACTTCAGCATGAAACCTGTGACTCAACCTCAAGCGCACTCAAGTCTGCTATGGAAACGCCAAATAGTGCCGCAATTGGCTCAGCGCAAGCAGGGAAAAATGTAGGTCTTGAAGTGATTAAGGCGAATCTTGCCAACCAAAAAGAAAATCACAGTCGCTTCATTGTCGTTGCCCGCAAACCACTGCAAGTATCGACACAAATTCCGACTAAAACCAGCTTAATTATGTCAACCAAGCAACAAGCTGGTTCACTTGCCGATGCGTTAATGATTTTTAAACAGCATAATATTAATTTAGTGAAACTAGAATCTCGACCTACGCCTGGTAACCCATGGGAAGAAGTATTTTATGTAGACTTGGAGGCTAACTTAATCGATAACCAAGTTAAGCATGCATTAGAAGAGCTAAAACAGCACACTCAATACGTGCGCGTTCTCGGTTGCTACCAAAGCGAGTCTTTGCAAGCTGTTAGCGTAGAAAGCTAA
- a CDS encoding amino acid aminotransferase: protein MFSVLKPLPTDPILGLMAAYKQDTNPNKIDLGVGVYKDEQGNTPVLKSVKKAEAFRLENEMSKSYIGLAGNLDYCQQMENLLLGEHPALLANRVRTAQAPGGTGALRVAAEFIVRCNPGATVWVTNPTWANHISLFEAAGLTVKEYPYYDYENKDLLFDEMVETLTQVPKGDVVLLHACCHNPSGMDLNETQWNTIAELAKDVGFTPLIDIAYQGFGSSLEEDANGLRILANAVEELIICSSCSKNFGLYRERIGACSIIAKDSATADISNSVLLSVVRSIYSMPPAHGADIVNTILSSTELTQLWHSELDEMRNRINGLRSLIKDSLAAKDIAQDFSFIDRQHGMFSFLGINKEQIERLQKEYGIYIVGSSRVNVAGISQANIDYFANAVADVCK, encoded by the coding sequence ATGTTCTCAGTATTAAAACCATTACCAACAGACCCTATTCTTGGCCTTATGGCGGCCTATAAGCAAGATACTAACCCAAATAAGATTGACTTAGGGGTTGGTGTATATAAAGACGAGCAGGGGAATACCCCGGTATTAAAGTCAGTAAAAAAAGCAGAAGCATTTCGTTTAGAAAATGAAATGAGCAAATCTTACATTGGTCTTGCTGGTAATTTAGATTACTGTCAACAAATGGAAAATCTTCTACTAGGTGAACACCCAGCATTATTAGCTAATCGCGTACGCACAGCACAAGCTCCTGGCGGTACTGGTGCACTTCGTGTTGCTGCAGAATTCATTGTACGTTGTAATCCAGGCGCCACTGTATGGGTAACGAATCCAACGTGGGCAAACCACATTAGCTTATTTGAAGCTGCAGGCTTAACGGTAAAAGAATACCCATATTACGATTACGAAAACAAAGATCTATTGTTTGATGAAATGGTTGAAACCTTAACGCAGGTGCCTAAAGGCGATGTAGTGCTGCTACATGCATGTTGTCATAACCCAAGTGGTATGGATTTAAACGAAACACAATGGAACACCATTGCAGAACTTGCAAAAGATGTGGGCTTTACACCATTAATTGATATTGCATATCAAGGTTTCGGTTCTTCTTTAGAAGAAGATGCAAATGGCCTGCGTATTTTAGCCAATGCGGTTGAAGAGTTAATTATTTGTTCTTCATGCTCTAAAAACTTTGGTTTATACCGTGAGCGTATTGGTGCTTGTTCAATTATTGCCAAAGACAGCGCAACAGCTGATATTTCAAATTCAGTATTACTGAGTGTGGTACGTAGCATTTATTCTATGCCGCCAGCGCACGGTGCAGATATTGTAAACACTATTTTAAGCAGCACAGAGCTAACGCAGTTATGGCACAGTGAGCTTGATGAAATGCGTAACCGCATTAATGGCTTACGTAGTTTAATTAAAGACAGTTTGGCAGCGAAAGATATTGCGCAAGACTTCTCGTTTATTGACCGCCAACACGGTATGTTCTCTTTCTTAGGTATTAATAAAGAGCAAATTGAGCGCCTACAAAAAGAATACGGTATTTACATTGTCGGCTCTAGCCGTGTAAACGTAGCTGGTATTAGCCAAGCAAACATCGATTACTTTGCTAACGCCGTTGCTGATGTATGTAAGTAA
- a CDS encoding GAF domain-containing protein gives MLNSYLEHAQLNIEQQLIHAELEKLDQYLNNNAAPAVRLEYQIPELGEGGACSLFGYLQDEPFKLSDYVSQSAQTTEKLAQLQLIVDYVIENTQLDWYGIYQNTVTNEGEQLLKLAYFGAPSRPLFPLTDEFAMGSNNVQVALSGKGRVINNVEQYIAAGGEYYTCDPKVKAEACLPLFNAQQQCVGIVDGEAFNTDFFDKATLALLIACCIKIPHFLV, from the coding sequence ATGCTTAATTCTTACTTAGAGCACGCTCAGCTTAATATTGAGCAACAGTTAATTCACGCTGAGCTAGAAAAGCTCGATCAATATCTAAATAATAATGCTGCACCAGCGGTGCGTTTGGAGTATCAAATTCCTGAGCTAGGTGAAGGAGGGGCATGTAGCTTATTTGGTTACCTACAAGATGAGCCATTTAAACTAAGCGATTATGTTAGTCAAAGTGCGCAAACAACTGAAAAGCTGGCGCAACTTCAGTTAATTGTTGACTACGTTATTGAAAATACGCAGCTTGATTGGTACGGCATTTATCAAAACACCGTCACCAATGAAGGTGAGCAGCTATTAAAGCTGGCTTATTTTGGTGCCCCGAGTCGTCCTTTGTTTCCGCTTACCGATGAATTTGCAATGGGCAGTAATAACGTTCAAGTAGCGCTTAGCGGTAAAGGACGCGTCATTAATAATGTTGAGCAATATATAGCAGCAGGCGGTGAGTATTATACCTGCGATCCGAAGGTAAAAGCAGAAGCCTGTTTACCGTTATTTAATGCACAACAGCAGTGTGTAGGTATTGTTGATGGTGAAGCCTTCAATACTGATTTTTTTGATAAAGCGACGCTGGCGTTATTAATTGCGTGTTGCATTAAAATTCCTCACTTTTTAGTGTAA
- a CDS encoding translation initiation factor: MSDSHLVYSTATGRIDQPKPEKELDVKLFKDGSIRIERQTKGRKGKGVMLVVGLDPQQHDLKKLAKTIKSKMGQGGAVKEGVIEVQGDDRDKLKAILEGLKFKVKIAGG, encoded by the coding sequence ATGAGTGATAGTCACTTAGTGTATTCAACAGCAACGGGGCGAATTGACCAGCCAAAGCCAGAAAAAGAACTGGATGTAAAACTATTTAAAGATGGCTCTATTCGCATAGAGCGTCAAACCAAAGGCCGAAAAGGCAAAGGTGTAATGCTGGTTGTTGGTCTTGATCCACAACAGCATGATTTGAAAAAGTTAGCTAAAACAATAAAAAGTAAGATGGGCCAAGGCGGCGCAGTAAAAGAAGGGGTTATCGAAGTACAAGGTGATGACCGCGACAAACTAAAAGCTATTTTAGAAGGGTTAAAATTTAAAGTAAAAATTGCGGGTGGTTAA
- a CDS encoding EAL domain-containing protein, whose amino-acid sequence MYRRPPSRFGINSLSVKLSLLISGICLVAGICAAALMLKSEEKQLVFEEHEVLKQSNELLIKQFNNLIATKVKIAEQANIVVSEQLFEGQLSFKNNNTPTMQLTNDGSVRSASADGLSAAFIPQTAYSPFYKQLIADSESLWKVISPTLIQDFYNFYLITKDNFIRVAPPNWALNVPGNYTFNQSESFNYAKSLTNPQRDPLWSRVYYDNVWNKWVVSLIVPIYKDDEFLGVTGSDISLDSLVSQLPVGGKEKHLVVFDEQGQLLAHPNLGSDSYTKYGEAGKKLLPEDFISPELKRVIDNAGQIQLPEYADSFSLNDEDYIINIHKVAGVNWYVGVYKKRSSTLSALKDLKLKFFGLFILYAILVALLLHQALYQLVLRRLHSLVYAVTNFGKGQLEIDFPKENKDEIGTLNGSFKDMTIEIRKLIDGLNQRIIEKEIAEKAANRLSKAVAFSGTGVVITDENFVIEYVNPKMLEMTDFAENDFLRQPLLTIIANEMTMLVEDIDLDLRNRNYWRGDTLIEAQNKPPLWVSLSVSPIREDGGKITSYVASAQDISFVKESQRKMEQLAYFDTLTGLANRTFFRMQLRKSMALAERGRYSFALFYFDLDEFKRINDTLGHDAGDQLLVEVATRLKQRLRAEDTIARLGGDEFAVLLSGIEHQEEASEVADTIQKTLNQPIKLGSNEVIVSASIGITLAPFDSLEEDQLLKHADLAMYEAKAKGRNTFHFYSQDLNAAANERLFLENELRHAIKEKQLTLHYQPQVDCRDNSVVGYEALLRWFHPTQGFIPPTKFIPIAEATGLIVELGQWVLQQACEFTKRLEQQDRASNMSINLSARQFKDASLVPMLKKIIIETQINAKSLHLELTESMLMGNVEAAIEQLHQLKKLGISISIDDFGTGYSSLSYLKRFPVDILKIDRSFVKDIPEDDNDMEITAAIIAMAQKLKLDVVAEGVETIEQVEFLQNNNCFIVQGYYFSKPVAEDDIPALFDQLAALKIIE is encoded by the coding sequence GTGTATCGACGCCCTCCATCTCGATTTGGCATAAACTCACTCAGTGTAAAGTTATCATTGTTGATCTCTGGCATCTGTTTAGTGGCAGGCATTTGCGCGGCTGCATTAATGCTCAAGTCAGAAGAAAAACAGCTTGTCTTTGAAGAGCATGAGGTATTAAAGCAATCAAATGAATTATTAATAAAACAATTTAACAACTTGATAGCGACCAAAGTTAAAATAGCAGAGCAAGCTAATATTGTTGTTAGCGAGCAGTTATTTGAAGGGCAGCTGTCATTTAAAAATAATAATACACCCACAATGCAGCTGACCAATGATGGCTCAGTGCGCAGTGCATCAGCAGATGGCCTATCTGCCGCGTTTATCCCTCAAACTGCATATTCTCCCTTTTATAAACAGCTAATTGCTGACTCAGAATCGCTTTGGAAAGTTATTTCTCCGACGTTAATCCAAGACTTTTATAATTTTTATCTTATAACTAAAGATAACTTTATTCGTGTTGCACCACCTAATTGGGCGCTTAATGTGCCCGGCAATTACACATTCAACCAAAGTGAGAGCTTTAATTATGCCAAATCGTTAACTAACCCACAGCGTGATCCGCTTTGGTCGCGGGTTTACTACGATAATGTATGGAATAAATGGGTAGTGAGTTTAATTGTTCCTATTTATAAAGATGATGAATTTTTAGGTGTCACGGGGAGTGATATTTCACTCGATTCCTTAGTATCGCAATTACCCGTGGGTGGAAAAGAAAAGCACCTTGTCGTATTTGATGAGCAAGGGCAATTATTAGCGCACCCAAATTTAGGCTCTGATAGTTATACAAAATACGGTGAGGCAGGTAAAAAGCTACTACCAGAAGATTTTATTTCCCCTGAACTAAAGCGCGTTATTGATAACGCAGGGCAAATTCAATTGCCAGAATATGCCGATTCGTTTTCATTAAATGATGAAGATTACATTATCAACATTCATAAGGTGGCAGGTGTAAACTGGTATGTAGGTGTTTATAAAAAGCGCTCTTCAACGTTATCGGCACTTAAAGATTTAAAGCTTAAGTTTTTTGGCTTATTTATTCTGTATGCCATTTTAGTTGCTTTATTATTACACCAAGCACTCTACCAATTAGTATTAAGACGCTTACATTCATTGGTTTATGCAGTTACTAATTTTGGTAAAGGCCAGTTAGAAATTGATTTTCCAAAAGAAAATAAAGATGAAATTGGTACGCTTAATGGTTCATTCAAAGATATGACCATTGAAATTCGTAAACTCATTGATGGCTTAAATCAGCGTATAATAGAAAAAGAAATCGCAGAAAAAGCAGCAAACCGTTTGTCTAAAGCGGTTGCGTTCTCGGGGACGGGGGTGGTGATCACCGATGAAAATTTTGTCATTGAATATGTGAATCCAAAAATGTTGGAGATGACAGACTTTGCCGAAAATGACTTCTTGCGCCAGCCATTACTGACAATTATTGCTAATGAAATGACCATGTTGGTTGAAGATATTGATCTTGATTTACGCAACCGTAATTATTGGCGAGGAGATACGCTTATTGAAGCGCAAAATAAGCCGCCATTATGGGTATCGCTAAGTGTGTCACCAATTCGAGAAGACGGTGGTAAAATCACCAGTTACGTGGCATCAGCGCAAGATATTTCGTTTGTGAAAGAAAGCCAACGAAAAATGGAACAGCTCGCTTACTTCGACACATTAACCGGACTTGCTAATCGTACATTCTTTAGGATGCAACTTAGAAAATCCATGGCGCTTGCTGAAAGAGGGCGTTACTCGTTTGCTTTATTTTATTTTGACCTTGATGAATTTAAACGTATTAATGACACTTTAGGCCATGATGCGGGCGATCAGCTATTGGTTGAAGTGGCAACACGCTTAAAACAGCGTTTACGTGCGGAAGATACCATAGCCCGTTTAGGGGGGGATGAGTTTGCTGTTCTACTTAGCGGTATTGAGCACCAAGAAGAAGCATCTGAAGTCGCTGATACAATACAAAAAACGTTAAATCAGCCAATAAAACTTGGCAGCAATGAAGTGATTGTTAGTGCAAGTATTGGTATTACCTTAGCGCCATTTGATAGCCTAGAAGAAGATCAGTTATTAAAGCATGCCGATTTAGCTATGTATGAAGCAAAAGCCAAAGGGCGTAATACTTTCCACTTTTATAGCCAAGATCTTAATGCGGCAGCTAATGAACGATTATTCCTTGAAAATGAGTTGCGCCATGCGATTAAAGAAAAGCAACTCACGCTGCATTACCAGCCACAGGTTGATTGTCGCGATAACAGCGTGGTGGGATATGAAGCATTGCTTCGTTGGTTCCATCCTACACAAGGGTTTATTCCTCCGACTAAGTTTATTCCCATAGCCGAGGCAACCGGTTTAATTGTGGAGCTTGGTCAATGGGTGCTACAACAAGCCTGTGAGTTTACTAAGCGACTAGAGCAACAAGATAGAGCAAGTAATATGTCGATTAACCTGTCAGCAAGACAGTTTAAAGACGCAAGCTTAGTACCTATGCTGAAAAAGATAATTATAGAGACACAAATTAACGCAAAAAGTCTGCATCTTGAACTAACCGAGAGCATGCTGATGGGTAACGTTGAGGCGGCTATTGAACAGTTGCATCAACTTAAAAAATTGGGTATCTCAATTTCTATTGACGATTTTGGTACGGGTTACTCTTCGCTGAGTTACCTCAAGCGTTTCCCCGTCGATATTCTTAAAATTGATCGCTCGTTTGTCAAAGATATCCCTGAGGATGACAACGACATGGAGATCACTGCGGCCATTATCGCTATGGCACAAAAGCTGAAGCTTGATGTGGTTGCTGAAGGGGTTGAAACAATCGAGCAAGTTGAGTTTTTACAAAACAATAATTGTTTTATTGTGCAAGGGTATTATTTTAGCAAGCCAGTGGCTGAAGATGATATCCCCGCATTATTTGATCAACTAGCTGCGCTAAAAATTATTGAATAA